ACGCCTAAACATGTTTTGGATCAAGTGATTTCAGTGAATAAGTTTTTGGGGTTACCAATGCGTTTACCTAAGGAAGTAACATATGATAAAATTTTACAATATATTCAGTATGACAAGAAAAATGTTGGTGGATTTTTAACATTTGTCTTATTGAAAGATATTGGTGCACCAGAAATATTCAAAGGAATTACCAAAGAAGAGGTTTTGGATGCCCTATATTATCAGTTAAATATAGCTCTGGATGTAACGAAAGGTTAGTAAAACAAAAAAACATTGCACATTTTGTTAATACGTGTTAGAATTTTTGTTATATATATGAAATTATTGAATGAAAAATAGTTGAGTATTAGTCCTTAAGTAAGAGTTTTTTAGTGAATAATATAGTAGAGCAATTTAGAGTAGAGTTTAGAGGTTTTTAGCTGAGGCAAGATAATATTGGCATTACACCATAGTTAGAGTTTAGTAGAGTTGAGCAGAGACGAGTTTAGGTGAGCAGAGCGTAATGTTGTATTACGTATATTTCTGCATATCAAGTGTCTCGTAGGAGGCACTTTTTTATTTATAGCATTATGTTACATTATGTAATGCTCTCCTTTACTATTTTTGCTCTCCATTTTGAAAGGAGAGATCCCCAATGTACCCATCTTTTCAAACATTTTGCGAATTTGCAAAAGACTATCAAATGATTCCTATTCAAAAAGAGTATATTGCTGACTTTGAAACACCCATCAGTATTTTTAATAAAATTGTACATGAGAAAAATGTCTTTTTATTAGAAAGTGTCGAAGGTGGTGAAAAGTGGGCTAGATATTCCTTCATTGGTAAGAACCCATTTCTTATTGCCACAATTCATAATCAACAACTAATTTTAAAAGGTACGATTAATCAAGAAATAAAAACGTTACAACCTTTAGACGAATTAGAAAGAATTCTTTCTGATTATAAGAGTCCAATGATTCATGGGATGCCACCTTTTACAGGGGGAGCGGTAGGTTTTTTTGCTTATGACATAATCCAATATTTTGAGAAAATCCCTAAAAAATCAGGCGTTCATAATACACCAGAAGCATGTTTCTTATTATGTGATGAAATTATCGTTTACGACCATAAACTCCAAAAAATGATTATAATAGCAAATATAAATATTGATCGTACAACAGAGTTATCTAAGGAAAAGTTAAAAGAATTATACATGCTAGCTGAGCAAAGAATTGATCATCTGTACAGTCAATTAAAGAGTAATACACCACAAAAATCGGTTACAGAAAAGGTATTGAAAGATAAGATTCCTGCATTTAGATACCGAGTACAAAGTGATACGTCCAAGGATGAATTTTTCGCGATGGTAGATCAAGCGAAAGAATATATCAAATCAGGCGATATCTTTCAGGTTGTATTATCACAAAAATGGTCTATCGATACACTTGCAACTCCATTTGAGACTTATCGAATCCTAAGAACATTAAATCCTTCACCATATATGTATTACCTTGATATTGAAGGGATTCAGGTAGTAGGCACATCCCCAGAATTGTTGGTACGAGTAGCGGATAAGAAAATTGAGACGAAGCCAATCGCAGGCACAAGACCAAGGGGAAGAACTGAAAGTGAAGACTTAGAGCTTGAGCAAAATCTTTTAAATGATAAGAAAGAGTGTTCGGAACATTTAATGTTAGTTGACTTAGGAAGAAATGACGCAGGTAGAGTATCGGAATATGGTAGCGTTAAAGTAACGCAATTTATGGAAATAGAGCGCTATTCCCATGTAATGCATATCGTATCTAATGTTCAAGGTCAATTACGAGATGGCTTAACTCCCTTTGATGCATTAAAAGGATGTTTCCCAGCAGGAACAGTGTCTGGTGCACCTAAGGTGCGGGCAATGGAGATTATAGCAGAATTGGAGAAACAAAGCCGTGGTCTTTATGCAGGAGCCATTGGATATATAGGATTCTCAGGTAATTTCGATAGCTGTATTACAATACGAACAATAATTTTTGAGAATGGAAAGGCCTACTTGCAGGCTGGAGCAGGTATTGTATATGACTCAATACCAGAGATGGAATACCAAGAAACTATTAACAAAGCAAAAGCACTTATGAGTGCTATTGAACATGCAGAAGAGGTCTTTCACATTGAAGAGAAGGGGGATTTATATGCTTAATCTATATCTAGAGAGGATTAAGAGCGGTAAAGATCTCACAGAGGTTGAGGCCCAATCTGCACTTTCTCACATCATGGAAGGCAAAGCGACAGAACAAGAGATAGAAGATTTGTTAATTAATTTATCATCTAAAGGTGAAAGTATAGAAGAAATTATAGGTTTTGCTAGAGCCATGCGTCAATATTCAATAAAGGTAGATTTAGGAACTACAGAGCTTCTTGATACATGCGGTACTGGAGGAGACGGTGGTAAAATATTTAACGTTTCAACTGCAGTAGCGATTATAGCAGCAGCCGCTGGAGTTGCCGTAGCAAAACACGGGAATCGTGCAATATCAGGGAAAAGTGGTAGCATTGACGTTCTAGAGCAACTTGGTATCGCCATCGACCTGGATGTTGCGGAGTTAAAGACTATCTTTATGCAGACAAATTTAGCTTTTTTATTTGCTTTGCATCATCATCCAGCTATGAAATATGTAGGACCAGTAAGAAAAAAACTAAAAAAACGAACCATTTTTAACATGTTAGGACCGATAACGAACCCTGCAGGTGCAAACTATCAATTAATAGGAGTATATAGTGAAGAATTAACTGATAAAATTGCAACTGCGTTACTTAAGCTTGGTTGTAGAAAAGGGCTAATCGTTCACAGTTATTCTGGTCTAGATGAGCTTAGCATTGATGGCCCGACTAAAGTAACTGAAATTAATAACGGAAATCTGAGCAGCTTTAATATAGAGCCAACGCAGGTGGGTCTACAACAATCCCTGCTACATGAAATCTCAGGGGGTACGCCAGAAGAAAACGCTAATATAATTCGCAAAATATTAGAAGGTGAAAAAGGGCCAAACCGTGATATAGTATTATTCAATGCAGGTGCGGCCTTGTATACATCAAACCATAGCACTTCCATAGAAGCGGGAGTAGAACTCGCAGCTAGAATTATTGATGAAGGCATTGCCTGGACCAAATTAAATCAATATATACAGATATCAAATGAACTTGTAATGAATAGGGGGGCGCAACATGATATTAGATAAAATAGTAGAACAAAAGAAACTTGAAGTAGAGGCATTAAAAGAGTTGTACCAAGGTAAAAATTATCAAAAACTTTTGACAGAAGTATTACCTGTTCGAAACTTTTATCAAAACCTAAAAGAACATAGTAGAACATATCCTCTAGCAATCATTGCAGAAGTAAAAAAAGCATCACCATCCAAAGGAATCATCAAAGAAGATTTTGATCCCATTCGTACTGCCAATGAATATGCAAGTAATGCTGTAGCGGCAATCTCAGTTTTAACTGATAGTGAATTTTTCAAAGGGAGTTTTGAATATTTAAAAGCCATTCGATCAGAAGTGAATCTGCCATTATTATGCAAAGATTTTATTATTAGCCCCTATCAGATTATTCATGCAAGAAAACACGGTGCAGATGCCATTCTCTTAATTGCCAAAATATTAGAAAAGGAAGACATTCAATCTTTATATCAGTTTGCAACTGATTTGGGCATGGATTGCTTAATAGAAATACACGATGGTAATGATTTGGATAAAGCACTTACCTTAGATGCTAAAATTATCGGAATCAATAACAGAGATTTAGATACATTTGAGACACATTTAAGAAACACTGAAAAGTGGATAAAGCACATACCACAGCATATTATCAAGATTAGTGAAAGTGGAATTGATTCTAAGCAAGACAGTCAAACTGTTCGAAAATATGGTGCCAATGGAATATTAGTTGGAGAATCGTTAATGAGATCCAACTCTATCGCTAATAAAATCAAGGAGCTTCGGTTAGAGGAGCTGATGCTCAATGCTTAAAGTGAAAATATGTGGAATCAATGATAAACATATTTTTGAATTCTTAATTCAAGAACAAAAGATACATTATCTAGGAATGATCTTTGCAGAAAGTAAGCGTAAAGTTACAATGGAATTGTTAAGTGAGTTTGCTCAATCACTGCCAATCGATAAAGAAAATAGCAATATAAATACAAAGTTCGTAGCGGTTTTTATGAATCAGAGCTTGGATGAAGTAGAGTTTGCTCTAAACGCATTTCCATTCGATATGATTCAATTACATGGAGAAGAAACCGTTGGTTACTGCAAAAAAATCAAAAAGATGTATCCGAATATACAAACCATAAAAACACTATCGATACCACACAACATCATTGATGAAAGTTTAATTATACAAGATTTACAGCGCAAAATTTCGTATTACAGAAATTGTGTCGATATGTTTTTACTTGATACCAAGATTGGAAATTTAGTCGGAGGGACAGGTGAAGTGTTCCCTTGGGATGTTGTGAAACCGCTCATAGATAATACGTATCGGGATTATCCTATAGGAATAGCAGGTGGACTTCATCCAGACAATGTAAGAAATCTAATGGAAACAATTGCACCTGATTTCATAGACGTTAATAGTGGTCTAGAAGTAGACGGCATAAAGAACAAAGATAAAATATTGCAATTAATGAACGTATTGGAGGGTGTCAATCGTGTCAAATAAAGATATGGATTCGAAACAAAGCAAACAAGGCAAACAAGGTCGTTTTGGAAAGTTTGGTGGACAGTTTGTTCCTGAAACTGTAATGTTTGCAGTGAGAGAGCTAGAAGAACAGTATAATCATTATAAATCAGATCCGGATTTTATAAAGGAATATCATTATCTTTTAGAGAATTATTCTGGTCGCAAAACACCACTGTACTTTGCTCAACGATTAAGTGAACAGTTAGGCGGAGCCAAAATATACCTAAAAAGAGAAGACTTGAATCACACGGGTGCTCATAAAATCAATAATACAATTGGTCAGGCTCTTTTAGCAAAGAAAATGGGGAAAACTAAAATAGTTGCTGAAACAGGTGCTGGGCAACATGGTGTAGCGACTGCGACGGTTTGTGCTTTATTAGGATTAGAATGCACTGTTTTTATGGGAGAAGAAGATGTACGCCGACAAAAACTTAATGTATTCCGTATGGAGCTATTAGGTGCTAAAGTTCAAGCTGTAACTTCTGGTACGAGAACCTTAAAAGACGCTACTAATGAGGCATTGCGATATTGGGTTGCTAATGTAGAAGATACTTTTTATATTATAGGATCCGTCGTTGGACCTCATCCATATCCAACGATTGTACGTGATTTTCAGAGAATTATAGGTGATGAGGCAAGGGAGCAGTTTTTGGCTCAAGAATCGAAACTTCCTGATTGTGTCGTTGCTTGCGTAGGTGGTGGCAGTAATGCAATAGGTATGTTTACGGCCTTTCTTGACGATCAACAGGTACAACTGATTGGTGTTGAAGCAGCTGGTGAAGGAATTGATACGGACCGCCATGCCGCTACGATGACGAAGGGAAGTATTGGAATCCTCCATGGAATGAAAACCTATTTATTACAAGATTCGTATGGACAGATTATCCCTGTTCATTCAATATCTGCAGGATTAGATTATCCAGGCATAGGACCAGAACACGCTCATTTAAAAGACATTCAAAGGGTTGAATATAAACCGATTACCGACCAGGAAGCACTAGATGCCTTTCAGCGTCTTTGTAAAACAGAAGGTATCATAGCTGCATTAGAAAGCTCCCATGCAGTAGCTGAAGCGATTAAACTTGCGCCATCTATGAAATCTGACCAAAGTATAATTATTTGCCTATCTGGAAGAGGAGATAAAGATGTGCATACAATTTTAGAGTATTTAGGGGGTGCACAAAATGAGTAAATTATTTGTTCCTTTTATCAGTGCTGGATATCCAACGATAGACACAACGAAAAATATTTTACTTGAATTTAACGATATGGGTCTTCCATATATAGAACTCGGTATCCCATATTCAGACCCAATTGCTGATGGTCCAGTGATACAAAAAGCAAGTGAAATCGCTTTGCAAAATGGCATAAATCTTTCCTGTATCTTTGATATGGTCAATGATATAAAAGAAATTATGACATCGAAATTGATTGTCTTTAGCTACTATAATCCATTATATGTGTTTGGGTTTGAGAAGTTTTGTCAGAAGTGCAAAGAAACTGGCATCTATGGAGTGTTAATACCGGACATTCCGACAGAAGAAGAGTCTGAAGTTATTGATTTATTAGAAGAATTCGGATTAGTACTTATACCACTCGTAACTCCAACTTCTAAAGATCGACTATCCTATATATTGCACAACAAAAAGCGAGGATTTGTTTATTGTGTATCCTCTTTGGGAGTAACTGGTGAACGTGCAAAATTCCATGTGAATTTAAAACAATTTATCGCTCAAGTTCGTGCCCATACGCAGCTTCCAATCGTCATTGGTTTTGGTGTTTCGAACCGAGAACAAGCTCGAGAGATGGCCGAGATGTCTGACGGTGTTGTCATAGGCAGTAAAATTATAAGTATTATAAAAGAAGCTTCTGAAAAGATTTTTCAAGAAGATTATGATAGATTCTCAAATGATGCAGCGAAAACGGTTGCTAAAGAAGTAAGAAAGCATGTTGAAAAACTTTGTCCCTATGTGTACAATAAGTAAAAAATAGCGCGCTAAAGGAGTCTCATTTAGTGAACCAAATAACGAATACTAAACAAGTTTGCATTATAGGCGTCGGACTAATTGGAGGTTCGATCGCCTTATCTATTAAAGAAACATTTCCAGAGTATGAGATCGTTGGAATCGACACAGATTTGAGCATTATTCATGAAGCTATATCTATGGGTGTAGTAGACTGGGGAACAATTGACTTAAATCAAGGAGTGGAGAAGGCTGATATTATTTTTGTTGCAACACCAGTCAAAGCAACTGAATATATCATTAAACAATTATGCCAAGCCCAATTAAAACCGGATTGTATAGTCACAGATGTGGGTAGTACGAAAGAGAACATTTATGAATCGGCAAGATGCTTTCAAGAAAAGTCAATATCATTCATTGGTGGACATCCGATGGCTGGATCAGAAAAATCCGGAGTAAAAGCATCAAACCGCAGACTATTCGAAAACGCATATTACATTCTAACGCCAAGCGATTGGACTCCTCAGCATGCAGTAGATGTTCTGAAGAATGTATTAGAATCGACAAAGGCAGAGATTATTGTCATGTCCTCTAAGGTACATGATGAGGTAGTAGGAGCTATTAGTCACTTACCGCACATCGTAGCATCAGCCTTAGTCAATTTCGTACGTGAGAAAAAGGATAATCCATATTATACAGCGCTGGCAGCAGGAGGATTTCGGGATATTACTCGTATCGCTTCAGCAAGTGTTGAAATGTGGAGAGATATTGTCATTAGTAATAGAGAATCGATGCTTGAAATACTGACAGAATGGGAACGTCATATAGCGGACATTAAACAAGCGATTGACGTGAATGATATAGTTCAAATTGAGCAGTTTTTTGATACGGCGAAAAATTTCCGTGATGATTTACCAATTCGGCAACAAAGTTTAATTCACCAAGCATATCAACTCAATGTCGATGTGCCTGACCATCCGGGTGTCATTGGTAATATCGCTAGTGTACTTGGACGTAATGGTGTAAATATTAGAAATATATATATTACACACAATCGTGAGCGTGGAGAAGGTGCTATGCGTCTAACATTTGTGTCCCGAGATGTACAACAACGAGCGTATGAGGTCTTAACCACAGCCGGGTACGGAGTGCAGATTGAAGATTAAGGAGAGAGCTTTATGGGCCAAAACAACAAGATTGCGTTTCATCCTATAAGTACATTGACAGGTGAATGTGAGGTTCCTGGAGATAAATCAATATCTCACAGAGCTGTTATTTTTGGTAGTATTTCTAAGGGTATAACAGAAATCAATAATTTTTTGCCTGGTTTAGATTGCATTAGTACGATAAGTTGTTTCCAAAAACTAGGAGTAGAGATTAAACAAAAGACATCGAGCACAGTTATTGTGAAAGGTGTCGGGTTACATGGTCTCTTAGAACCATATGATGTATTAGATGTTGGAAATTCTGGAACAACTATCAGGTTATTAACGGGGCTGTTAAGTGGTACGAAATTTTATTCCGTATTAACTGGTGACTCTTCTATTCGTAAACGTCCAATGAAAAGAGTGAAAGAACCTTTACAACAAATGGGTGCTAATCTTATGGGGAGAGATCAAGGGAATTTAGCTCCTATTACAATCATTGGAGCTCCATTACAACCGATGCATTATCACTCTCCAGTGGCAAGCGCACAAGTTAAATCTAGTATTTTATTAGCTGGGTTATGGGTTGATGGACAAACGGTTGTTACGGAACCTACAAAGTCCCGAGATCACACAGAGCGTATGTATACATCTTTTGGCGGTTCATTACATGTAGATGGAAATACAGTGACAATTCTTGGAGGATCTCCAAAATTAGAGGGACAAAAAGTTAATGTTCCTGGTGATATTTCTTCTGCTGCTTTTTTAATGGTTGCTGCATCCATTATTCCAAATAGCGAAATTTGTATTCGAAATGTAGGAATGAATCCAACTAGGTCAGGAATCGTTGATGCTTTGTTAGCAATGAATGCAGACATAGAGATAATCAATGAAAGAAAGTACGGAGAAGAGCTAGTTGCTGATTTCATTGTTCGTTCAAGTAACTTAATAGGTACAGAAATTTCGGGTGATATCATTCCTCGTTTAATTGATGAAATCCCAGTCTTACTAATTGCCGCAACGCAAGCAAAAGGGAAGACCGTAATAAGAGACGCGAAGGAATTACGGGTAAAAGAAACAGATCGTATTCAAGTTATGCATGACGAGTTATTAAAACTTGGTGTTATAACTATCCCAAGGGAAGACGGAATGGAAATAGACGGTGAACAAGAGTTCACAAGTGGTACAATATATACTCATCACGACCATAGGATAGGTATGTGCTTTGCAATCGCTGGTTGTGTTGCTAAAGGGCCAATCTTCATTGAAGACTATGATGCAGTTAAAGTTTCATTTCCTAATTTTACTGAAGTTATGAATTCACTAGGGGCAATCTGTGAATAATCTAGAAACCAATAAACACAACTTGGCAGAAGTGGAGGAGCTATAATTACTCATGAACGTTACAATTGATGGTCAGTCATACCAAGCAAAAAAAGGACAAACTGTATTTGAGTTATGTAGAGAACATCATATTCCACTTCCTGTTTTTGATAAACAATTATTATGTAACTTCATACCGTCCGATGTTACTTATGATATAAGTTTTGTAGAAATAATAGACTCATACCATAGTGCAATAAAGATTGCTGATCAATTGAAATGCGAGAATGGTATGGTACTCGTAACGAATACTGAAAGCGTTATAGAAAAACGCCGAGGAATCATACAAGAAATTTTACAAAATCATCCATTAGATTGTATTTCCTGTAAACGAGCTGGTAAATGCTCTTTACAGGATTTGTGTTATATTTATGGATTGATAGACTCAAATGGTAGAAGGCAATTGAATAAATTTGGTAATGTTCAGATACCTATTGATTCGAGTAACTCATTTTTCATACGAGATTTCTCAAAATGTATCATGTGTGGGAAATGTGTCTCCGTATGTAAAGATATAAATGGCGCACATGCGATTGATTTTGTTTCAAAAGAAGATTATCGAATTGTAACCTCTGTCGGAGACGATAATTTAGAGAACACAAATTGTAATTTTTGTGGAATGTGTATCCAAGTATGTCCTGTTAACGTTTTTATTCCAAAAACTGAAATTCCTTATATAAATCACAAAGATATGGAATTAGTGAAAACCACATGTGGATATTGTGGGGTCGGATGTCAAATGCAATTGAAAGTTGCGGAAAATCGTGTGGTTGGAATTGCTAAAGATGTCACTGGTTCAAATAAAGGTCATTTATGCGTCAAAGGACAATTTGGTTGGCAATATATTCACTCCCAAGAAAGATTAACACATCCATTAATCAAAAACCCAAATACTGGACAGTTTCAGGCAGCTACGTGGGAAGAGGCAATTGACTATATTTATGACAATATCCAACCTATCATCGATGAATATGGTAACAACAGCATAGGAGGACTTTGCTCTGCAAAGTGTACAAATGAAGAAAATTACCTTTTTCAGAAGCTGTTCCGCACCGTGTTTCATACAAATAATGTAGATCATTGTGCTCGACTCTGACACAGCTCATCCGTTGCCGGTCTGGCAACTGTATTTGGAAGTGGAGCTATGTCTAACTCATATAACGAAATCTTAAATACAGACGTAATTATTGTTACTGGTGCGAACACCACAGAAGCCCATCCAGTGATTGGTTATCGTATCAAGCAAGCGGTGAAAAAGGGTGCTACACTAATTGTGATAGATCCACGTAAGATTCCTTTAACGAATTACGCAAGCAAATGGATCGCGTTAAAGCCTGGTACAAATATTGCTTTCTTTAATGGTCTAGCGAATATTATATATCAACAAGGTTGGTGGAATCAGTCCTTTGTAGAGCAATATACGGAGGATATCGAAAAATGGCTAGAATCCAACCAATACTATACTCCTGAACGAGTCGAAGAGATTACAGGAGTTACTTGTGAAGATTTATATTACGTTGCTAGAGTATATGCAAATGCCAATAATGCCATGATTCTATATGCAATGGGGATAACGCAACATAGCTCAGGGACAGACAATGTCCTATCGTTAGCAAACTTAACAATGTTAACAGGGCACATAGGCAGAGAAAGTACAGGATTGAATCCATTAAGAGGTCAAAATAATGTCCAGGGTGCTTGTGATATGGGTGGTTTACCAAATGTACTACCAGGTTATGCAAGTATAAATGATGATTCACAACGAAGGCGTTTTAGTGAAGGATGGAGTACTCCACTTCCTGATAGTACAGGGCTAACGCTAACAGAGATGTATGATGAGGCATTAAATGGGAATTTAAAAGCCATGTATATTATGGGGGAAAACCCCGCTGTTGCTGATCCTGATAGCACCTTTATAAGGGACGCAATTGGTAGTCTACAATTTCTGATTGTTCAGGATATATTTATGACGGAAACTGCACAACAGGCGAATGTAGTACTTCCTGCAGTTACATTTGTTGAAAAAAATGGAACCGTTACCAATACGGAACGTTGTGTTCAACGAGTCCGACAAGGCATTCAACCGATCGGTCAGGCGAAAGCTGATTGGGAGATTATACAGCTGATGGCAAGACGTTTTCATGCACAATGGAAATTCACAGATCCTGAGGAGATTTTTGAAGAAATACGACTACTAGTACCTCAATATCACGGGATTCGTTATGATAGAATTAACCAACAGGGTATTCAATGGCCTTGTCCAACACTAGAACACGCAGGGACTCCATATCTTCATAAGGGTGGCTTTGCTCGAGGAAAAGGTCGATTTACGCCAATCGATTATAGAGTATCAGGTGAAACGGCTGATGAAGAATATCCATTTATTTTAACGACTGGTAGAAACTTATACCATTGGCATACAGGAAGTATGAGTCGCAAAGTACAAGGGCTCGAACACATACTATCCGAAGAGCACATGCAAATTCACCCTGAAGATGCTATATTATATAATCTACAAGAAAATTCTAAAGTCCAAGTAACTTCGAGACGGGGATCGGTCGTGACAAATCTTGAAATTACCGATATGGTACCAAGAGGGACTTTATTTATGACGTTTCATTTTAGTGAAACATTAACAAACACGTTAACGAGTTCGCATCGAGATCCAGTGAGCAAAATACCAGAAGCAAAGGTAACGGCAGTTAACATTAAGAAAGTTAGTATATAAGGTGTTATGAGGCGTTGTTGTTTTCATTTATCTTCATCTAAAGCTCCACTAGGGCAAGTGCTGCAAAAAAGAAAATAAAGATAATGAAAATGATGAGAGCACTAGGATAGAAAAAGGCATAGAAGAACAAAAATACGGTTCCTGTTAACACAAGCATTTTTGCTATGCCTGCTAATTCTTCTAGAAAGCATTGATAGCTCCGTCTTCTCATCATAGCAAACCATAAACGTCTTAAGGAAGTGGGGAATCCTTTAAGCATAAAGTAACCTCCCTATATTTTTACTTCACATATTTAATAAACTGTTGGATAGTTTTTTTAAACAGTTTTTTTTCGCTTTTGGCAAATACCGCCAAATATATTTGACTGTTTTTTTGAAAAAAAAATAAAAAACATTTTCCCGCTTTTGGAGTGTAGCCAGTTTTACCAGCTATCACTCCATTTTTATTGAGCAGTACGTTTGTTGTACTATAAATCTTATATTTTTTCGATTTATGAAATAGCTTGCATTTTGGCTTTTGTAATATATTCATAATCGTTTGATTTTGATACACATGGAGGCCTAATATGACTAAATCACTGATAGTCGTGAAGTGAAGTTTATTGTGTAAACCGTGGGGATTAATGAATGAGCTTTGATGCATACCTATCTGTAATAATTTTTTCTTAGCTAGTTGATGCCACAATTGCTGGGTACGTTTTTCTGTATGAGTAGCTAAAATCATTGCAATATCATTCATACTCTTGATCAGTAATCCATTCAATAATTCCTCGATTGTATAAGCATGACCTAATTGTAAATCCGCACGATATCTAGGTACCTTAGGTGCATAATCTACTATGATTTTTTCTTTTACATCAAAATAATCAAGCACAACAAGAGCAGTGATAAGTTTAGTTATACTAGCAGGATATATTTTTTTTTGAATATTACATTGGGTTATCCATGCCTGGTTTGTTAAAGAATAGATACCATAATTACTACTTAAATGTTGTACGGGACCCATGTTATTGCTCATTTCTTTTTGCAGTTAATTTACGTATTAAAGTTTCCATACGGAAGTCTCTGGATGCTTTAAAATATACGTACATATCTTTACTAAAGCGATTCCGTAGATATTGATAGGCTGCTTTCTTATTTTTCAGATATGTGCTATTCACCGTATTATTACTACTATTCGCACCATCCACAACAGATTTACCATGGACACCTATACCAACAACATCTATACCTAAATCTGCAGCATGTTTTCCAACTTTTTTATGACCCTGTATTGTGTGTGTACCTTGTTCGCTCATATCACCAATTACAGCAAGCATAGGTTTGCCTTTTGAAATTTTTTTCATCGTATTTAGTCCTTCTATAGCTGCCGTAGGATTGGCATTATAAGCATCACTAATTAATGTTGTACCATTAAGACCTCTAAGTACTTGCGTGCGCATGCCAGCATTTTTAAAAGTAGATAATCTTTGTTTCATACGACTGTAAGGCACGTTTAGGATGAATCCAGTAGCAATAGCTGCAAGAGCATTATATAGATTATGTTCACCAATGGTTGGAACGTGAAAACTATAGGTATTATTCTCATATTCAATCTTAAAAGAAGTTGCCCGATTTAAGTATTGGATATCATAAGCTTTGATATCAGCCTTATTGTGGATTCCGACATATATGATTTTTTTTCCTTTAAATTTTGATACATTAATTCTATCTGTATAAGGATTATCAGCATTTAAAATTAGATAGCCATTGCTAGAAATTTCTCCAACAATCTCACTTTTTGCACGGATAATATTCTCGATTGAGTTTCCTAGTTTTCCTATATGCGCATCGCCGATGTTGGTTATAATCCCTATGGTAGG
The window above is part of the Desulfuribacillus stibiiarsenatis genome. Proteins encoded here:
- the trpE gene encoding anthranilate synthase component I yields the protein MYPSFQTFCEFAKDYQMIPIQKEYIADFETPISIFNKIVHEKNVFLLESVEGGEKWARYSFIGKNPFLIATIHNQQLILKGTINQEIKTLQPLDELERILSDYKSPMIHGMPPFTGGAVGFFAYDIIQYFEKIPKKSGVHNTPEACFLLCDEIIVYDHKLQKMIIIANINIDRTTELSKEKLKELYMLAEQRIDHLYSQLKSNTPQKSVTEKVLKDKIPAFRYRVQSDTSKDEFFAMVDQAKEYIKSGDIFQVVLSQKWSIDTLATPFETYRILRTLNPSPYMYYLDIEGIQVVGTSPELLVRVADKKIETKPIAGTRPRGRTESEDLELEQNLLNDKKECSEHLMLVDLGRNDAGRVSEYGSVKVTQFMEIERYSHVMHIVSNVQGQLRDGLTPFDALKGCFPAGTVSGAPKVRAMEIIAELEKQSRGLYAGAIGYIGFSGNFDSCITIRTIIFENGKAYLQAGAGIVYDSIPEMEYQETINKAKALMSAIEHAEEVFHIEEKGDLYA
- the trpD gene encoding anthranilate phosphoribosyltransferase produces the protein MLNLYLERIKSGKDLTEVEAQSALSHIMEGKATEQEIEDLLINLSSKGESIEEIIGFARAMRQYSIKVDLGTTELLDTCGTGGDGGKIFNVSTAVAIIAAAAGVAVAKHGNRAISGKSGSIDVLEQLGIAIDLDVAELKTIFMQTNLAFLFALHHHPAMKYVGPVRKKLKKRTIFNMLGPITNPAGANYQLIGVYSEELTDKIATALLKLGCRKGLIVHSYSGLDELSIDGPTKVTEINNGNLSSFNIEPTQVGLQQSLLHEISGGTPEENANIIRKILEGEKGPNRDIVLFNAGAALYTSNHSTSIEAGVELAARIIDEGIAWTKLNQYIQISNELVMNRGAQHDIR
- the trpC gene encoding indole-3-glycerol phosphate synthase TrpC, translated to MILDKIVEQKKLEVEALKELYQGKNYQKLLTEVLPVRNFYQNLKEHSRTYPLAIIAEVKKASPSKGIIKEDFDPIRTANEYASNAVAAISVLTDSEFFKGSFEYLKAIRSEVNLPLLCKDFIISPYQIIHARKHGADAILLIAKILEKEDIQSLYQFATDLGMDCLIEIHDGNDLDKALTLDAKIIGINNRDLDTFETHLRNTEKWIKHIPQHIIKISESGIDSKQDSQTVRKYGANGILVGESLMRSNSIANKIKELRLEELMLNA
- a CDS encoding phosphoribosylanthranilate isomerase, which codes for MLKVKICGINDKHIFEFLIQEQKIHYLGMIFAESKRKVTMELLSEFAQSLPIDKENSNINTKFVAVFMNQSLDEVEFALNAFPFDMIQLHGEETVGYCKKIKKMYPNIQTIKTLSIPHNIIDESLIIQDLQRKISYYRNCVDMFLLDTKIGNLVGGTGEVFPWDVVKPLIDNTYRDYPIGIAGGLHPDNVRNLMETIAPDFIDVNSGLEVDGIKNKDKILQLMNVLEGVNRVK
- the trpB gene encoding tryptophan synthase subunit beta, translating into MDSKQSKQGKQGRFGKFGGQFVPETVMFAVRELEEQYNHYKSDPDFIKEYHYLLENYSGRKTPLYFAQRLSEQLGGAKIYLKREDLNHTGAHKINNTIGQALLAKKMGKTKIVAETGAGQHGVATATVCALLGLECTVFMGEEDVRRQKLNVFRMELLGAKVQAVTSGTRTLKDATNEALRYWVANVEDTFYIIGSVVGPHPYPTIVRDFQRIIGDEAREQFLAQESKLPDCVVACVGGGSNAIGMFTAFLDDQQVQLIGVEAAGEGIDTDRHAATMTKGSIGILHGMKTYLLQDSYGQIIPVHSISAGLDYPGIGPEHAHLKDIQRVEYKPITDQEALDAFQRLCKTEGIIAALESSHAVAEAIKLAPSMKSDQSIIICLSGRGDKDVHTILEYLGGAQNE